In Prunus dulcis chromosome 2, ALMONDv2, whole genome shotgun sequence, a single genomic region encodes these proteins:
- the LOC117620064 gene encoding ceramide kinase, which translates to MERDVDDCMRTEQSLPPAQFDGQASSLSCTLSLDHVGEVALTFNSDGLSWKLVEPLDNDDSTCLGIKSKVATEIKFSDVYAVELIDYGLIHGSNISNARKCLSGHDSEIYRFTVHGFQRSKTLPSLRVLVAYTFGHKDLQTCQMWVNQINAFLALEQGRPKNLLVFVHPRSGKGNGCKTWDSVASIFSRAKVKTKVIVTQRAGHAFDVMASIGIKELISYDGVIAVGGDGFFNEILNGFLLSRHKAPYPPTPSGFLQSATCDDNFCVRDPNATDIGTSSQNNEQQSPLLPSTSYDSFGVPNINQDSEFSLPNEHFRFGIIPAGSTDAIVMCTTGTRDPITSTFHIVLGKRVCLDVAQVVRWKIKSTSKVEPFVRYAASFAGYGFYGDVITESEKYRWMGPKRYDYAGTRVFLKHKSYQAEIAYLEVKSEEAKSIPERGNLGGRKRPFWSPKKSEKVVCRVNCKVCNTTTPCSHPGETKWSRSKGSFLSIGAAVIACRNDRAPDGLVVDAHLSDGLMHLILIKDCSHALYLWHLTQLARKGGNPFDFKFVEHHKTTAFTFTSSGNESVWNLDGELFQAHQLSAQVFRGLVSLFASGPEV; encoded by the exons ATGGAACGAGATGTAGATGATTGTATGCGAACAGAGCAATCTCTCCCACCCGCACAGTTCGATGGCCAGGCCTCGTCTTTGAGCTGCACCCTTTCCTTGGACCACGTTGGGGAAGTCGCTCTTACCTTCAACTCAGATGGGTTGTCTTGGAAATTGGTTGAGCCACTGGATAAT GATGACTCAACTTGTTTGGGCATCAAATCAAAGGTTGCAACCGAGATCAAATTTTCTGATGTGTATGCTGTTGAGTTGATCGACTATGGTTTGATTCATGGATCAAACATTTCAAATGCTAGAAAATGCCTTTCGGGTCACGACTCCGAG ATTTACCGCTTTACAGTGCATGGTTTCCAGAGGTCAAAGACTCTCCCTTCTCTTCGGGTCCTGGTTGCATATACATTCGGTCATAAGGATCTCCAAACATGTCAGATGTGGGTTAATCAAATTAATGCTTTTTTGGCCCTAGAACAGGGGAGACCAAAGAATCTTCTG GTTTTTGTTCATCCAAGGAGTGGGAAGGGAAATGGCTGCAAAACTTGGGATTCTGTGGCTTCTATATTCTCCCGGGCTAAAGTGAAAACAAAG GTGATTGTGACCCAAAGGGCAGGACACGCATTTGATGTGATGGCATCTATAGGCATCAAGGAGCTTATTTCATATGACGGAGTTATAGCTGTT GGTGGTGATGgttttttcaatgaaattctTAATGGATTTCTTTTATCAAGGCATAAAGCTCCATACCCACCAACTCCTTCGGGTTTTCTTCAATCTGCTACATGTGATGACAATTTCTGTGTTCGTGATCCAAATGCAACAGATATTGGAACTTCTTCTCAGAACAATGAGCAGCAGTCTCCTCTCCTCCCAAGTACAAGTTATGATAGCTTTGGAGTCCCAAATATCA ATCAAGATTCTGAGTTTTCCCTCCCCAATGAGCATTTTAGATTTGGAATTATTCCTGCTGGCTCAACTGATGCCATTGTGATGTG cACAACTGGGACTCGAGATCCTATAACATCTACATTTCACATTGTCCTTGGAAAAAGGGTGTGCCTTGATGTAGCCCAAGTTGTAAGGTGGAAAATAAAATCTACATCGAAGGTTGAACCTTTTGTGCGCTATGCAGCGTCTTTTGCCGG GTATGGATTTTATGGAGATGTCATTACTGAGAGTGAAAAATACCGCTGGATGGGCCCTAAACGATATGATTATGCAGGAACAAGGGTGTTTTTGAAGCACAA GTCATATCAGGCAGAAATAGCATATTTAGAAGTCAAATCAGAAGAAGCAAAATCAATTCCTGAAAGAGGAAATTTGGGGGGTCGCAAGCGACCATTTTGGAGCCCaaagaaatctgaaaaggTGGTATGCCGTGTTAACTGCAAAGTCTGTAACACCACCACACCTTGCTCACATCCAGGAGAAACAAAATGGTCCAGGTCCAAGGGAAGTTTTCTTAGCATTGGTGCTGCAGTAATTGCTTGTAGAAATGATAGAGCACCTGACGGTTTGGTGGTTGATGCACATCTTTCAGATGGTTTGATGCATCTCATATTAATCAAAGACTGCTCTCATGCTCTCTATTTGTG GCATCTTACCCAGCTTGCAAGGAAAGGAGGAAACCCCTTCGATTTCAAATTCGTTGAACATCACAAG ACCACTGCGTTTACATTTACTTCTTCTGGCAACGAGAGCGTGTGGAATTTGGACGGTGAGCTCTTTCAAGCACACCAACTATCAGCACAAGTATTTCGAGGCCTTGTCAGCTTGTTTGCATCCGGTCCTGAAGTTTGA